The following proteins are co-located in the Citrobacter freundii ATCC 8090 = MTCC 1658 = NBRC 12681 genome:
- the aroA gene encoding 3-phosphoshikimate 1-carboxyvinyltransferase yields the protein MESLTLQPIARVDGTINLPGSKSVSNRALLLAALANGTTVLTNLLDSDDVRHMLNALNVLGISYTLSADRTRCEIIGNGGALHAQGSVELFLGNAGTAMRPLAAALCLGSNDIVLTGEPRMKERPIGHLVDALRQGGAKIDYLEQENYPPLRLRGGFTGGQVEVDGSVSSQFLTALLMTAPLAPQDTTIAIKGDLVSKPYIDITLNLMKTFGVEIENQNYQRFVVKGQQQYQSPGAYLVEGDASSASYFLAAGAIKGGTVKVTGIGRNSMQGDIRFADVLEKMGATITWGDDFIACTRGELNAVDMDMNHIPDAAMTIATAALFAKGTTTLRNIYNWRVKETDRLFAMATELRKVGAEVEEGHDFIRITPPATLQFADIATYNDHRMAMCFSLVALSDTPVTILDPKCTAKTFPDYFEQLARISTSA from the coding sequence ATGGAATCCCTGACGTTACAACCCATTGCGCGGGTGGATGGCACAATCAATCTGCCTGGATCCAAAAGTGTTTCTAACCGCGCTTTGCTGCTGGCCGCATTAGCCAATGGCACCACTGTCCTGACCAACCTGCTGGACAGCGATGATGTTCGCCATATGCTTAATGCTCTGAATGTGTTAGGGATTAGCTATACCCTTTCTGCTGATCGTACCCGCTGCGAGATTATTGGCAATGGTGGTGCATTACATGCGCAAGGCTCAGTGGAACTGTTCCTTGGTAATGCCGGAACCGCAATGCGCCCGCTGGCCGCAGCGCTATGTCTGGGCAGCAATGACATCGTGCTGACGGGCGAACCGCGCATGAAAGAGCGCCCGATAGGCCATCTGGTTGATGCGCTGCGCCAGGGCGGAGCCAAAATTGACTATCTGGAGCAGGAAAACTATCCACCTTTACGTCTGCGCGGTGGCTTTACCGGTGGCCAGGTTGAGGTAGACGGTAGCGTTTCCAGCCAGTTCCTCACTGCGCTGCTGATGACTGCGCCGCTTGCGCCGCAGGATACGACGATTGCAATTAAAGGTGACTTGGTATCCAAACCTTACATTGATATCACACTGAACCTGATGAAAACGTTTGGTGTTGAAATTGAAAATCAAAACTACCAGCGCTTTGTCGTGAAGGGGCAGCAGCAGTACCAGTCACCGGGTGCATACCTGGTTGAAGGCGATGCTTCTTCCGCTTCCTATTTCCTCGCGGCGGGTGCCATTAAAGGCGGTACGGTAAAAGTTACCGGGATTGGCCGTAACAGCATGCAGGGTGATATTCGTTTTGCCGATGTACTGGAAAAAATGGGTGCTACCATTACATGGGGCGACGATTTTATTGCCTGTACTCGCGGCGAGTTGAACGCAGTGGATATGGATATGAACCATATTCCTGATGCGGCGATGACCATTGCAACGGCGGCGCTGTTTGCGAAAGGCACCACAACATTACGTAATATCTACAACTGGCGCGTCAAAGAGACCGATCGTCTGTTCGCGATGGCGACGGAGTTACGCAAAGTGGGCGCGGAAGTGGAAGAGGGGCATGACTTTATCCGCATCACCCCGCCTGCAACATTGCAATTTGCGGACATCGCGACCTATAACGATCACCGCATGGCGATGTGTTTCTCGCTGGTGGCGCTGTCTGATACGCCTGTGACCATTCTTGATCCAAAATGTACCGCCAAAACTTTCCCGGATTATTTCGAACAGCTGGCGCGTATTAGTACATCTGCCTGA
- a CDS encoding M48 family metallopeptidase — translation MKNKSLFLALAVSATLLAGCKNGVNGDLVASSGMAAYKAATLTDADVKSLSNSSCKQMDSENQLAGAKSKYTKRLNKIAKALGNNIDGTPVNYKVYMTSDINAWAMANGCVRVYSGLMDLMTDNEIEGVLGHELGHVSLGHSRKAMQTAYATLAARDAISATSGVASQLSQSQLGDLAEGVINSAFSRSQESDADDFSYDLLKKRGIDRQGLVTAFDKFATMDAGHAKSLMDSHPASDDRAQHMRERIAADKK, via the coding sequence ATGAAAAATAAATCACTCTTTTTGGCGTTGGCGGTTTCCGCTACGTTGCTGGCAGGTTGTAAAAATGGCGTAAATGGCGACCTTGTTGCCAGTTCTGGTATGGCAGCTTATAAAGCTGCGACGCTTACCGACGCTGATGTCAAATCCCTCTCTAACAGCTCATGTAAGCAGATGGATAGTGAAAACCAGCTGGCGGGCGCAAAAAGCAAATACACTAAGCGTCTGAATAAAATTGCGAAAGCGTTGGGTAATAACATTGATGGAACGCCGGTCAACTATAAAGTTTATATGACCAGTGATATCAATGCCTGGGCAATGGCGAATGGATGTGTACGTGTTTATTCGGGCTTGATGGACCTGATGACCGACAATGAAATTGAAGGCGTGCTGGGTCATGAGTTGGGCCATGTTTCTTTAGGGCACTCACGTAAAGCAATGCAGACCGCGTATGCCACACTTGCTGCGCGCGATGCTATTTCTGCGACCAGCGGCGTCGCTTCTCAGCTTTCCCAGTCTCAGTTGGGCGATCTGGCGGAAGGTGTGATTAACTCAGCCTTCTCCCGTAGCCAGGAATCGGATGCGGATGACTTTTCCTATGATTTGCTGAAAAAACGCGGTATTGACCGTCAGGGGTTAGTGACTGCGTTTGATAAGTTTGCCACGATGGACGCAGGCCATGCAAAATCACTGATGGATTCTCATCCGGCATCTGACGATCGCGCTCAGCATATGCGTGAACGTATCGCAGCAGATAAAAAGTAA
- the cmk gene encoding (d)CMP kinase translates to MTAIAPVITIDGPSGAGKGTLCKAMAEALQWHLLDSGAIYRVLALAALHHHVDVTSEDALVPLASHLDVRFISTDGNLEVILEGEDVSGEIRTQEVANAASQVAAFPRVREALLRRQRAFRETPGLIADGRDMGTVVFPDAPVKIFLDASSQERAHRRMLQLQEKGFSVNFERLLAEIEERDYRDRNRAVAPLVPAADALVLDSTRLSIEQVIEKALQYARQKLALA, encoded by the coding sequence ATGACGGCAATTGCCCCGGTTATTACCATTGATGGCCCAAGCGGTGCAGGAAAAGGCACCTTGTGCAAGGCAATGGCGGAAGCATTGCAGTGGCATCTGTTAGATTCAGGCGCGATCTACCGCGTACTGGCGCTCGCAGCGTTACATCACCATGTTGATGTCACTTCTGAAGATGCTCTGGTACCGCTTGCCTCACACCTGGATGTGCGTTTTATCTCAACAGACGGCAACCTTGAAGTCATTCTTGAAGGTGAGGATGTCAGCGGTGAAATCCGTACCCAGGAAGTGGCGAATGCCGCCTCTCAGGTCGCGGCGTTTCCTCGCGTGCGTGAAGCGCTTTTACGTCGTCAACGCGCATTTCGCGAAACCCCAGGTCTGATTGCTGATGGACGTGATATGGGGACCGTGGTGTTCCCGGATGCGCCGGTGAAAATTTTTCTGGACGCCTCCTCGCAAGAACGTGCGCATAGACGTATGCTACAGTTGCAGGAGAAGGGCTTTAGTGTTAACTTTGAACGCCTTTTGGCCGAGATCGAAGAACGCGATTATCGCGATCGTAACCGTGCTGTAGCGCCGCTGGTTCCTGCTGCTGATGCTTTAGTTTTGGATTCAACCCGATTAAGCATTGAGCAAGTGATTGAAAAAGCGTTACAATACGCGCGCCAAAAACTGGCTCTCGCTTAA
- the rpsA gene encoding 30S ribosomal protein S1 — MTESFAQLFEESLKEIETRPGSIVRGVVVAIDKDVVLVDAGLKSESAIPAEQFKNAQGELEIQVGDEVDVALDAVEDGFGETLLSREKAKRHEAWITLEKAYEEAATVTGVINGKVKGGFTVELNGIRAFLPGSLVDVRPVRDTLHLEGKELEFKVIKLDQKRNNVVVSRRAVIESENSAERDQLLENLQEGMEVKGIVKNLTDYGAFVDLGGVDGLLHITDMAWKRVKHPSEIVNVGDEITVKVLKFDRERTRVSLGLKQLGEDPWVAIAKRYPEGTKLTGRVTNLTDYGCFVEIEEGVEGLVHVSEMDWTNKNIHPSKVVNVGDVVEVMVLDIDEERRRISLGLKQCKNNPWQQFAETHNKGDRVEGKIKSITDFGIFIGLDGGIDGLVHLSDISWNVAGEEAVREYKKGDEIAAVVLQVDAERERISLGVKQLAEDPFNNWVALNKKGAIVNGKVTAVDAKGATVELADGVEGYLRASEASRDRVEDATLVLSVGDDVEAKFTGVDRKNRAISLSVRAKDEADEKDAIATVNKQEDANFSNNAMAEAFKAAKGE, encoded by the coding sequence ATGACTGAATCTTTTGCTCAACTGTTTGAAGAATCCTTAAAAGAAATCGAAACCCGTCCGGGTTCCATCGTTCGTGGTGTTGTTGTTGCTATCGACAAAGACGTAGTACTGGTTGACGCTGGTCTGAAATCTGAGTCCGCCATTCCGGCAGAGCAGTTCAAAAACGCCCAGGGCGAGCTGGAAATCCAGGTTGGTGACGAAGTTGACGTTGCTCTGGATGCAGTAGAAGACGGCTTCGGTGAAACCCTGCTGTCCCGTGAAAAAGCTAAACGTCACGAAGCTTGGATCACGCTGGAAAAAGCTTACGAAGAAGCTGCAACCGTTACTGGTGTTATCAATGGCAAAGTCAAGGGTGGCTTCACTGTTGAGCTGAATGGTATTCGCGCGTTCCTGCCGGGTTCCCTGGTAGACGTTCGTCCGGTCCGCGACACGCTGCACCTGGAAGGCAAAGAGCTTGAATTCAAAGTAATCAAGCTGGATCAGAAGCGTAACAACGTTGTTGTTTCCCGTCGTGCCGTTATCGAATCCGAAAACAGCGCAGAACGCGATCAGCTGCTGGAAAACCTGCAGGAAGGCATGGAAGTTAAAGGTATCGTTAAGAACCTCACTGACTACGGTGCATTCGTTGATCTGGGTGGCGTTGACGGCCTGCTGCACATCACCGACATGGCATGGAAACGCGTTAAGCATCCGAGCGAAATCGTAAACGTTGGCGACGAAATCACTGTTAAAGTGCTGAAGTTCGACCGCGAGCGTACTCGTGTATCTCTGGGCCTGAAACAGCTGGGCGAAGATCCATGGGTAGCTATCGCTAAGCGTTATCCAGAAGGTACCAAACTGACTGGCCGCGTGACCAACCTGACCGACTACGGCTGCTTCGTTGAAATCGAAGAAGGCGTTGAAGGCCTGGTTCACGTTTCCGAAATGGATTGGACCAACAAAAACATCCACCCGTCCAAAGTTGTTAACGTTGGCGACGTAGTGGAAGTTATGGTTCTGGATATCGACGAAGAACGTCGTCGTATCTCCCTGGGTCTGAAACAGTGCAAAAACAACCCATGGCAGCAGTTCGCGGAAACCCACAACAAGGGCGACCGTGTTGAAGGTAAAATCAAGTCTATCACTGACTTCGGTATCTTCATCGGCCTGGACGGCGGCATCGACGGCCTGGTTCACCTGTCTGACATCTCCTGGAACGTTGCAGGCGAAGAAGCAGTTCGTGAATACAAAAAAGGCGACGAAATCGCAGCAGTTGTTCTGCAGGTTGACGCAGAGCGTGAGCGTATCTCTCTGGGCGTTAAACAGCTCGCAGAAGATCCGTTCAACAACTGGGTTGCACTGAACAAGAAAGGCGCAATCGTAAACGGTAAAGTCACTGCAGTTGACGCTAAAGGCGCAACCGTAGAACTGGCTGACGGCGTTGAAGGTTACCTGCGCGCTTCTGAAGCTTCACGTGACCGCGTTGAAGATGCAACTCTGGTTCTGAGCGTAGGCGACGACGTCGAAGCTAAATTCACCGGCGTTGATCGTAAGAACCGTGCAATCAGCCTGTCTGTTCGTGCTAAAGACGAAGCTGATGAGAAAGATGCAATCGCAACTGTTAACAAACAGGAAGATGCTAACTTCTCTAACAACGCAATGGCTGAAGCTTTCAAAGCAGCTAAAGGCGAGTAA
- the ihfB gene encoding integration host factor subunit beta — MTKSELIERLATQQPHIPAKAVEDAVKEMLEHMASTLAQGERIEIRGFGSFSLHYRAPRTGRNPKTGDKVDLEGKYVPHFKPGKELRDRANIYG; from the coding sequence ATGACCAAGTCAGAATTGATTGAAAGACTTGCAACCCAGCAACCTCATATTCCCGCGAAAGCGGTTGAAGATGCAGTTAAAGAGATGCTGGAACATATGGCCTCGACTCTTGCGCAGGGCGAGCGTATTGAAATCCGCGGTTTCGGCAGCTTCTCTTTGCATTACCGCGCACCACGCACCGGACGTAATCCGAAGACCGGCGATAAAGTGGATCTGGAAGGGAAATACGTTCCGCACTTTAAACCAGGTAAAGAACTGCGCGACCGCGCCAATATTTACGGTTAA
- a CDS encoding ComEC family protein, whose amino-acid sequence MKITTVSTCALFGILPLMLLPTLPGMLCIGIVFCLACLLCFLPHKYIRSAGLTLLFFLWGILAAKEALWAGNTLPAKTQQAIVQITGTDNMTTHYGQITHLQGRRIFPAQGIVLYGQYLPGDVCAGQTWAMTLKVRAVHGQLNEGGFDSQRYALAQHQPLTGRFLQASVITPQCSLRSRFLDSLKTVLADYPWQQVILGLGMGERLSVSQEVKTIMRDTGTAHLMAISGLHIAFAALLAGGIIRAGQFFMPARWICWQVPLVGGIVCATLYAWLTGLQPPALRTVVALLVWGALRLSSRQWSGWSVWICCLAAILVVDPVAVLSQSLWLSASAVAALLFWYQWVPLPDWPLSRAGRQFLALAHLQLGITLLLLPVQIALFHGFSLTSFPANLFAVPLVTFVSVPLILAGMIVHLAGLVMIESNLWYLADRSLALLFWGLRSLPEGWINIDARWQWLAFLPGMMIIAWRLNILRTLPVVCFSALLLLSGPLWRAPRTDVWQVHMLDVGQGLAMVIVRNGKALLYDTGLAWPEGDSAQQLIIPWLRWHNLEPEGVILSHEHMDHRGGLHSLQQAWPSLWIRSPLGWKGHLPCFRGERWQWQGLTFSAHWPVRGSTGQGNNHSCVVKVDDGYQSVLLTGDIESPAEQKMLSHYWQHLQSTVMQVPHHGSNTSSSLALIQRVDGQAALASSSRYNAWRLPSWKVKQRYRKQNYQWLDTPHQGQITLDFYQKNWRIHSLRDQILPRWYHQWFGVSEDNG is encoded by the coding sequence ATGAAAATAACAACGGTGAGTACGTGTGCATTATTCGGCATTCTCCCACTCATGCTATTACCTACGCTGCCAGGCATGTTGTGTATCGGCATTGTATTTTGTTTGGCATGTCTGCTCTGTTTTCTCCCCCACAAATATATACGTTCCGCCGGACTAACCCTGCTGTTTTTTCTTTGGGGAATCCTGGCTGCGAAAGAGGCTCTGTGGGCCGGTAATACGCTGCCTGCGAAAACCCAGCAAGCCATTGTGCAGATAACCGGAACTGACAATATGACAACGCACTACGGCCAAATCACTCACCTTCAGGGGAGACGAATCTTTCCTGCACAAGGAATCGTCTTGTACGGACAGTATTTACCCGGTGATGTTTGTGCGGGTCAGACATGGGCGATGACATTGAAAGTCCGCGCCGTACACGGTCAATTAAACGAAGGCGGATTTGATAGCCAGCGTTACGCATTGGCGCAGCATCAACCGTTGACGGGGCGATTCTTACAGGCTTCGGTTATCACACCACAATGCAGTTTGCGTTCGCGATTTCTCGACTCATTGAAAACGGTACTCGCCGACTATCCCTGGCAGCAGGTCATACTGGGTCTGGGAATGGGTGAGCGCTTGTCCGTGTCACAAGAGGTGAAAACGATTATGCGTGATACCGGCACGGCTCATTTGATGGCTATCTCCGGGCTGCATATTGCGTTTGCTGCACTTCTGGCTGGCGGAATAATTCGCGCGGGACAATTTTTTATGCCCGCCAGATGGATTTGTTGGCAGGTTCCATTAGTGGGTGGGATTGTCTGCGCCACATTATATGCCTGGCTGACGGGGCTGCAACCCCCGGCATTACGAACGGTTGTTGCGCTGCTAGTCTGGGGGGCGCTAAGACTTAGCAGCAGGCAGTGGAGCGGATGGTCGGTATGGATCTGCTGTCTGGCAGCCATTCTGGTGGTGGATCCTGTTGCCGTTCTTTCGCAAAGTCTATGGTTGTCTGCATCCGCCGTTGCGGCACTGCTGTTCTGGTACCAATGGGTACCGCTCCCGGACTGGCCGCTGTCGCGTGCTGGTCGTCAATTTCTGGCTCTGGCTCATCTGCAATTGGGTATTACGCTTCTGCTTCTTCCCGTACAAATCGCATTGTTTCACGGTTTTAGTCTGACCTCGTTTCCGGCTAATTTGTTTGCCGTCCCTTTGGTCACGTTTGTTTCCGTACCCTTGATATTAGCAGGCATGATCGTGCATTTAGCCGGACTGGTGATGATTGAATCGAATCTGTGGTATTTAGCGGATCGTTCTCTGGCGCTACTATTTTGGGGGCTCAGGAGCCTGCCTGAAGGGTGGATCAATATTGATGCACGCTGGCAATGGCTCGCATTTTTACCCGGAATGATGATTATCGCATGGCGACTAAATATCTTGCGTACGCTACCGGTGGTCTGTTTCTCTGCGCTACTTTTGCTGAGTGGGCCGCTTTGGCGTGCACCGCGTACAGATGTGTGGCAAGTGCATATGCTGGATGTCGGGCAGGGGCTGGCGATGGTGATTGTGCGTAATGGAAAAGCGCTGCTTTACGATACCGGTCTGGCATGGCCTGAAGGCGATAGCGCGCAACAGCTGATTATTCCCTGGTTGCGTTGGCATAATCTGGAGCCGGAAGGGGTCATTTTAAGTCATGAACATATGGATCACCGGGGAGGGTTGCACTCCTTACAACAAGCCTGGCCATCACTATGGATAAGAAGTCCGCTAGGCTGGAAAGGACACCTCCCGTGTTTTCGCGGAGAACGTTGGCAATGGCAAGGGTTAACCTTCAGTGCGCACTGGCCTGTGCGTGGAAGTACAGGGCAGGGGAATAACCACTCCTGCGTGGTTAAAGTTGATGATGGGTATCAGAGTGTTCTGCTGACCGGTGATATTGAGTCTCCCGCTGAACAAAAAATGCTAAGTCACTACTGGCAGCATCTGCAGTCTACGGTGATGCAGGTTCCGCATCATGGCAGCAATACTTCATCATCATTGGCACTCATTCAGCGAGTTGACGGGCAGGCCGCATTAGCCTCTTCATCCCGTTACAACGCCTGGCGTCTGCCATCCTGGAAAGTGAAGCAACGTTATCGGAAACAAAATTATCAATGGCTGGATACACCACATCAGGGGCAGATTACGCTGGATTTTTACCAAAAAAACTGGCGAATACACAGCTTGCGGGATCAGATTTTACCTCGTTGGTATCATCAGTGGTTTGGCGTGTCGGAGGATAACGGGTAG
- the msbA gene encoding lipid A ABC transporter ATP-binding protein/permease MsbA codes for MHNDKDLSTWQTFRRLWPTIAPFKSGLIVAGIALVLNAASDTFMLSLLKPLLDDGFGKTDRSVLLWMPLVVIGLMIVRGLTSYVSSYCISWVSGKVVMTMRRRLFGHMMGMPVSFFDKQSTGTLLSRITYDSEQVASSSSGALITVVREGASIIGLFIMMFYYSWQLSLILIVLAPIVSVAIRVVSKRFRSISKNMQNTMGQVTTSAEQMLKGHKEVLIFGGQEVETKRFDKVSNKMRLQGMKMVSASSISDPIIQLIASLALAFVLYAASFPSVMENLTAGTITVVFSSMIALMRPLKSLTNVNAQFQRGMAACQTLFTILDSEQEKDEGKRVIERATGDLEFRNVTFTYPGREVPALRNINLNIPAGKTVALVGRSGSGKSTIASLITRFYDIDEGQILMDGHDLREYTLASLRDQVALVSQNVHLFNDTVANNIAYARTDMYSREQIEKAAQMAYAMDFINKMDNGLDTVIGENGVLLSGGQRQRIAIARALLRDSPILILDEATSALDTESERAIQSALDELQKNRTSLVIAHRLSTIEQADEIIVVEDGLIVERGTHSDLIEQRGVYAQLHKMQFGQ; via the coding sequence ATGCATAACGATAAAGATCTCTCTACGTGGCAGACGTTTCGCCGACTATGGCCAACCATAGCGCCTTTTAAATCGGGTCTGATCGTGGCGGGTATAGCGTTAGTCCTTAACGCGGCCAGCGATACCTTCATGTTATCGCTCCTTAAACCATTACTGGATGATGGTTTTGGTAAAACGGATCGTTCGGTGCTGCTGTGGATGCCGCTGGTGGTCATTGGGCTGATGATAGTTCGTGGCTTAACCAGTTATGTCTCCAGCTACTGTATCTCATGGGTGTCAGGCAAAGTGGTCATGACCATGCGTCGCCGCCTGTTTGGTCATATGATGGGCATGCCAGTCTCCTTTTTTGATAAACAGTCTACAGGTACGCTGTTGTCACGTATTACCTATGATTCAGAGCAGGTCGCGTCATCGTCTTCCGGCGCGCTGATCACCGTGGTACGTGAAGGGGCATCAATCATTGGTCTGTTTATCATGATGTTCTATTACAGCTGGCAGCTGTCACTGATCCTGATTGTACTGGCGCCAATTGTGTCAGTGGCGATCCGTGTGGTTTCCAAGCGCTTTCGTAGCATCAGTAAAAACATGCAAAACACTATGGGGCAGGTTACGACCAGTGCGGAGCAGATGCTGAAAGGCCACAAAGAAGTTCTGATTTTTGGTGGTCAGGAAGTCGAAACCAAGCGCTTTGATAAGGTCAGCAACAAGATGCGTTTGCAGGGTATGAAGATGGTTTCCGCTTCTTCTATCTCTGACCCTATCATCCAGTTGATTGCGTCTCTGGCTCTGGCCTTCGTGTTATATGCGGCCAGCTTCCCAAGCGTAATGGAAAACCTGACGGCAGGGACAATTACTGTTGTCTTCTCCTCAATGATCGCGCTGATGCGTCCGTTGAAATCGCTGACCAACGTCAACGCGCAGTTCCAGCGCGGTATGGCGGCGTGCCAGACCTTGTTTACTATTCTGGATAGCGAACAGGAGAAAGATGAAGGTAAACGTGTTATCGAGCGTGCTACCGGCGATCTCGAGTTCCGCAACGTGACTTTCACCTATCCGGGGCGTGAAGTACCGGCTCTGCGTAACATCAACCTGAATATTCCCGCGGGTAAAACCGTTGCTCTGGTTGGCCGTTCGGGCTCAGGGAAATCCACCATCGCCAGCCTGATTACGCGCTTCTACGATATTGATGAAGGGCAGATTCTGATGGATGGACACGATCTGCGCGAATATACCCTGGCATCCCTGCGCGATCAGGTTGCGTTGGTTTCGCAGAATGTGCACTTGTTTAACGATACGGTTGCCAACAACATCGCCTACGCGCGTACCGATATGTACAGCCGTGAGCAGATCGAAAAAGCGGCACAGATGGCCTACGCCATGGATTTCATCAACAAGATGGATAATGGTCTGGATACGGTGATTGGTGAAAACGGCGTCCTGCTTTCCGGCGGACAACGTCAGCGTATCGCTATCGCCCGTGCCTTGTTGCGTGACAGCCCAATTCTGATCCTTGATGAAGCAACATCAGCTCTTGATACCGAATCTGAACGTGCGATTCAGTCTGCGCTGGATGAGCTACAGAAAAACCGTACTTCTCTGGTCATTGCTCACCGTCTTTCAACCATTGAACAAGCCGACGAAATCATCGTGGTGGAGGATGGTCTGATTGTCGAGCGCGGAACCCATAGCGACCTGATTGAGCAGCGCGGGGTCTATGCGCAATTACACAAAATGCAATTCGGTCAATGA
- the lpxK gene encoding tetraacyldisaccharide 4'-kinase: protein MIARIWSGESPLWRLLLPLSWLYGLVSGGIRLCYKLGLKRAWRAPVPVVVVGNLTAGGNGKTPVVIWLVEQLQQRGIRVGVVSRGYGGKAAAYPLLLTAETTTAEAGDEPVLIAQRTGVPVAVSPVRSDAVKAILAQHDVQIIVTDDGLQHYRLARDVEIVVIDGERRFGNGWWLPAGPMRERAGRLKSVDATIVNGGVAQPGEIPMRLEPGLAVNLRTGERRDVAQLPNIVAMAGIGHPPRFFATLKACGASVQKSIALADHQSLTYSDVSAFVNAGQTLVMTEKDAVKCRAFADENWWYLPVDAHLSGDRPDVLLDSLISLTR, encoded by the coding sequence ATGATCGCACGTATCTGGTCTGGTGAATCGCCGCTGTGGCGATTGTTACTTCCACTCTCCTGGCTTTATGGCCTGGTGAGTGGCGGGATCCGCCTATGCTACAAGCTTGGGCTGAAACGCGCTTGGCGCGCGCCAGTACCGGTTGTGGTGGTCGGAAACCTTACAGCCGGCGGCAATGGCAAAACACCGGTGGTGATTTGGCTGGTTGAACAACTGCAGCAACGCGGGATTCGCGTGGGCGTGGTGTCGCGTGGTTACGGCGGGAAAGCGGCTGCTTACCCGTTGTTATTGACCGCAGAGACCACTACCGCAGAAGCGGGTGATGAACCTGTGCTGATCGCCCAACGTACCGGCGTGCCGGTAGCGGTATCCCCGGTAAGATCGGATGCGGTAAAAGCCATTTTGGCCCAACATGACGTGCAGATTATTGTGACCGACGATGGGCTACAGCACTATCGTCTGGCGCGAGATGTTGAAATCGTGGTTATTGACGGCGAACGTCGGTTTGGCAACGGCTGGTGGCTTCCCGCTGGTCCAATGCGGGAACGCGCAGGTCGCTTAAAATCGGTGGATGCGACTATTGTTAACGGTGGCGTTGCGCAACCAGGTGAAATCCCTATGCGACTTGAACCGGGGCTGGCCGTTAATTTACGTACAGGCGAACGCCGTGATGTAGCGCAATTGCCCAATATTGTCGCCATGGCGGGCATTGGTCACCCTCCGCGTTTTTTTGCCACGCTGAAAGCATGCGGTGCCAGCGTGCAAAAAAGCATTGCGCTGGCAGACCATCAGTCTCTGACCTACAGTGACGTCAGTGCGTTTGTAAACGCCGGGCAAACGCTGGTGATGACGGAAAAAGATGCGGTTAAGTGCCGGGCATTTGCCGATGAAAACTGGTGGTATTTACCTGTTGACGCACATTTGTCAGGCGATCGGCCTGACGTGTTGCTGGATAGCTTAATCTCGCTGACTCGCTAA